Genomic segment of Kibdelosporangium phytohabitans:
TCACGAGGGGGCTGTTGCTTGCTCGGACGTCTCAACGCCGGTACAGCGTCCGGCCGGAGTCCGAGCGCCGGCGCGACGACACCGACCACGAGCACGAGGCCGGGGAGAGCTGGAGAATCGGCCGCACGACCCGCACACGGGCCTGGCCTGGCAGTGCGCGGCGGGATGACGCCCTGAGCTCATACATTTCGCTTCCTTCCTGTGTCGTGAGTGGTTCGGCCGGTTAGAACCGGCCGAACCACTCACGAGGACGTGCTCACGTGATGGAGACGCCACCGTCGACGCTGATGACCTGCCCCGTGGTGAAATCGCACTCCAGGAACAGGGCCATGCTGCGGGCGACCTCCTCCGGGGTGCCGAACCGCGGGATCGGCGACTTCTCCCTGATGTTGTCCATCACCGAGTCCGAGAGGTCCTTGGTCATGGTCGTCACCATGAAGCCGGGGGACAGCGCGTTCACCGTGACACCGCGGCGACCGCACTCGGCGGCCAGCGTGCGGGTGAACCCGATGACCCCCGCCTTGGAGGCCGAGTACGCCGTCTGACCGGCCGACGCGATCAGGCCGGACGGTGAGACGACGTTGACGATCCGGCCCCACCGCTTGCGCAGCATGTGTCCAACCGCGACGCGGGAGGTGTGGAACGTCCCGATCAGATTGGTCTCGATCACCTGGCGCCAGTCGTCGGGCGACTGCATGGCCATCAGGGCGTCCTTGCGGATACCGCCGTTGTTGACCAGGATGTCGATCGGTCCCAGCGCGTCCGAGATCTCCTTGTACATCTGGTTGACCGCTTCCCACGAGGCGACGTCACCGGTCACCACGCAGGAGTCGTTCTCCAGCTTGTCCGCCACGGCCTGCGCCCGGTCCTTCGACGAGTTGTAGTGCACGGCGACCCGGCACCCCAACGCGTCGAGCTCGATCGCGAGCGCTTGTCCCAGCCCGCCGGACGCGCCGGTCACGAGTGCGACCGGCGAGTCCGGGCGAGCGACGTCAACGAAAGACTTCCGGCTGCTCATGCCGAAACACCGCCCCACTTCAGAAGTGCCGACCCCCACGTCATGCCGGCCCCGAAACCCGCGAGCAGCACCAGGTCACCGTCTTTGAAGCGGCCTTCGTCCAGCGCCTCGCTCATCGCGATGGGCATCGACGCCGACGCGGTGTTGCCGTACTTCCACAGGTTGGTGACCAGCTTCTCCGGCTTGAGCCCGGTGTGGTCGAGGATCGAGTTGATGATCCTGATGTTCGCCTGGTGGGGAACGAAGTGATCGACGTCGTCGACCGTCAGCCCGGCCTGTTCGAGCGTGGCACGCACCGAACGGACGGTGAAACGGACCGCGTTGAGGTAGATCTCGTTTCCCTTGATCTCGGAGAAGTGCAGGCCGTCCGCGAACGTCGTCGCGGAGGTGGGCATCCGGCTGCCGCCGGCCTGCACGCGCAGGCTGTCCTGGCGCGAACCGTCCGCGCCGAGGTTCCACGCCAGCACCCAGTCGGTCTCGGTCGGTTTGAGCACGATCGCCCCGGCGCCGTCGCCGACCAGGATGGACAGATCGCGGTCGGCCGGGTTGATCTGCGTGGAGTGGGTGTCCGAGCCGATCAGCAGGATCGGTCTCGGATCCACCTTCATCAACGCCGCACCCGTGACCAGGCCGTAGATGAAACCGGAGCACTCCGCGTTGACGTCGTGCGCGGACCCGGCGATGCCGAGGCCGTGGTGCACGAACGCGGAAGTGGCCGGGGAGAGCTGTTCCGGCGTCGCACTCGCCACGATGAGGTGGGCGATGTCCTTGCCGGTCAACCCTGCCCGCTCCAGCGCCACCCGGCCCGCGTCGATCGCCAGCGAGGCGGTCGACTGGCCGGGGTCGATCGCCCTGCGCTCGTGGATCCCGCAGCGACTGATGATCCATTCCTCATCGATGTCGAAGCGGGCCGCGAGCTCGGTCGTGGTGACTCGGCGCTCGGGTACGGCCATGCCCCACCCGGCGATGTCGAAGCCGTCCACGCCGGACCTACGCTTTGGCCAGGCTGACGAGCTTGGCGTGCACGTCACGCATGGTCGTGGCGTCGTCGATGTCGCTGAACAGCGACTCGTCCGCACCGACGTGCGGGTACTTGTTCTGGAACCCGTAGAGCCACTCCATCAGGTCCAGCGAGTCGATGTCGGAGTTGCGCTGGATCGCGTCGTCGGGTCCCAGTTCGGCAGCGCCAGAGACGGCTGCCAGCTGGCCGGCCAGCTCTTCCACGGTGGGCAGTTCCATAACCTCGCTCCTCTCGTCACCCTGCCTGCCAAGCGGCGCCAGGGCTGCCGTGCTGAGGAGAACTAAACCCGGCGTCCCGCAACGAACGCGCAATCCAGGTGTGTCTTGCGCATCTCTTGCGCGGTGGCGGTGTGCTGGGTCCCGAACACTTTCGTTGCCCTCGCGCGCCAAATGCCTGAGGAGGCAGAACCGTGACGAGCACCATCAACCAGAGCGTCAGCACAGGCAAGGGCGGACGACCGACGCCACACGTGCGTGTCGCCATCATCGGCACCGGTTTCTCCGGCCTCGGCGTGGCGATCCGCTTGCTGCAGAACAAGGTCAAGGACTTCGTGCTGCTCGAGCGCGCCGGTGAGGTCGGCGGCACGTGGCGGGACAACACGTACCCGGGCTGCGCCTGCGACGTGGCTTCCGTGCTGTACTCGTACTCCTTCGCGCAGAAGTCGGACTGGAACAGCACGTACGGCACCCGCCAGGAACTGTTCGACTACCTCAAGGACGTCGCCGACCGCCACGGCGTGCGCCCGTACGTGAAGTTCGACCACGAGGTGCTGGCGGCCAAGTGGGACGAGAACCTGCGCCGCTGGCACATCAGGACCTCGCAGGGTGACTACACCGCGCAGGTCCTGGTCGCGGGCAGCGGGTACCTCAGCGACCCGGTGATCCCGGACGTCCCGGGCATCGAGGACTTCCAGGGCAAGATCATGCACTCGTCGCAGTGGGACCACTCCTACGAGCTCGACGGCCGCAACGTCGCGGTGATCGGCACCGGCGCGTCGGCGATCCAGTTCGTGCCCGCGATCCAGCCCAAGGTCGGGCACCTGGACCTGTACCAGCGCAGCGCGCCCTGGGTCGGGCCGAAGCCGGACAAGCAGATCAAAGGCGTGCACGGCTGGGCGCTGAAGCGCGTCCCCGGCTACCGCGCGTTCCGCCGTGGCTGGAACAAGAACGGCCGCGAGATCCTGGCGTTCCTGTTCAAGCGGCCACCGTTGGCCGAGAAGACCATCCAGGGCATGGCGCAGCGGCATCTGGCCAAGAGCGTGCCGGACGCCGAGCTGCGCGCGAAGCTGACACCGGACTTCGCGGTGGCGTGCAAGCGGTTGCTGTTCTCCAACAAGTGGTACCCGGCGATCCAGCAGGACAACGTGGAGATCATCGGCGGCGAGATCACCAAGGTCACCCAGAACGGGATCGTCGGTTCGGACGGCCGTGAACGCGCGGTCGACGCGATCATCCTCGGCACCGGGTTCCTGGCGACCAAGCGTCCAATCGCCGAGAAGCTCTCCGGCCGCGGCGGCGTTAAGCTCGCAGACGCCTGGGAGGCCGGCGGGATGAAGGCCTACCGGGGCACGACAGTGGCCGGGTTCCCCAACCTCTTCCTGATGCTCGGACCGAACACCACGCTCGGCCACTCCTCGCAGACGGTGATGATCGAGGCGCAGATCGCCTACGTCGTCGACGCGGTCAAGACCCTCGCCAAGCGCGGGCTGTCCAGCGTCGAGGTCGGTGCCGACGCGCAGGAGGCGTACAACAAGGAGATCGAGTCCCTGTTGGACGGTTCGGTGTGGGACGCGAAGACCTGCACGAGCTGGTACACCGACTCGACCGGCCGCAACCCGTCCATCTGGCCGGCGAACACACGCAAGTTCACCCGCGGCACCAAGAAGTTCGACCTGGACGCCTACCAGGTGGCGACTCTCGCCGGTGCCGAGACGCACGCCGACGTCAAGGCGTAGCGGGACATTTTCCTGACTGGAGGGGTTCGATGGGCAGCAGCGCACACTCCCGGCGCAATCTTCTGAAGGGCATCGGCGCCGGTGCGGTTGTGGTCGGCTGGAACGCGGTGACCGGCACGTGGGCCACGGCCGAGGCAGCGGCCTCGCCTGCCGTGGTCCCCTTGCCGCCCTTGGACGGCACGCTGGAGACGTCTTCGGCGGTGCTGGACGAGTTCTCGAAGGACTGGGGCGGTTTCGTCACCGCCAGGCCGAAGGCGGTGCTGCGGCCCGGTTCGGTGCAGGACGTCGTGAGGATCGTGAACTACGCGCGGGCGAACTGCCTGAAGGTCTCGGTGAACGGCCAGAGCGGCACCGCCGACGACCAGGAATCGCACTCCTTCTGGGGCAACGCGTCGGTGCCCGGCGGGATCTCGATCGACGCCAAGGGGTTCTCGAAGATCCACAGCATCACCGCGACCCACGCCGTCGTCGGCGCCGGTGTGTCGCTGCACCAGTTGTCCGCGGCCACGCTGGATCGCGGCCTGATCGTCCCGTCCCAGACGGACTACCTGCGCCTGTCGGTCGGCGGAGTCGGCTCGGTCGGCGGCTTCGGCGGCACAGTCCCGAAGTACGGCCTGTTCTCCGACATGATCGAGGAGATCGAGGTCGTCACCGGCGCGGGTCAGGTGCTGACGGCGTCGCCGTCGGTGCGGCCGGACCTGTTCAACGCGGTGATCAACGGCGCGGGGCAGGTCGCGGTCATCACGAAGGCGAAGGTGCGGCTGATGAAGGCGCCGCAACGGGTGCGGATGTTCACCCTGTCGTACACGGATCTGGCCAAGTGGCAGCAGGACCAGGAGTTCCTGATGCGCGACGGCCGGTTCACCCACCAGGGCGGCGGCTTCTCGCGCAAGCCGGACAACTCCGGCTGGTGGTACCAGATCGAGGTCGGCTACTACTACACACCGCCGGGGTCACCGAACGAAACCGCTTTGCTGGCGGGGCTGCACGACGAGCGTTCGGCGCTGCAGGTGCACGACCACCTGTTCCGCGACTGGACGTTCCGGGTGGACCCGGGTGAGCAGGCGTGGAAGGACGGCGGGTTCTGGGACGGGCCGCACCCGTGGCTGCACCTGCTCGTGCCCGCGTCGAAGATCCAGACGTTCGTGCCGTACGTGCTTTCGGAGCTCCAGGTGGAGCAACTGGGCGCGGGGTTCACGATCCTGTCGCCGTTCCAGACCGCGAAGGTGACCCGGCCGCTGTTCGCCAAGCCGAACGAGCCGGTCGCGTACCTGTGCGACCTGCTGCGGATGCCGCCGCCCGGCGACCCGGACATCCAGGCGTACCTCGCGCAGAACCGCAAGTTCTACGAGAAGCTGGTTTCGCTCGGCGGCA
This window contains:
- a CDS encoding 3-oxoacyl-ACP reductase family protein, with the protein product MSSRKSFVDVARPDSPVALVTGASGGLGQALAIELDALGCRVAVHYNSSKDRAQAVADKLENDSCVVTGDVASWEAVNQMYKEISDALGPIDILVNNGGIRKDALMAMQSPDDWRQVIETNLIGTFHTSRVAVGHMLRKRWGRIVNVVSPSGLIASAGQTAYSASKAGVIGFTRTLAAECGRRGVTVNALSPGFMVTTMTKDLSDSVMDNIREKSPIPRFGTPEEVARSMALFLECDFTTGQVISVDGGVSIT
- a CDS encoding 3-oxoacyl-ACP synthase III family protein, coding for MDGFDIAGWGMAVPERRVTTTELAARFDIDEEWIISRCGIHERRAIDPGQSTASLAIDAGRVALERAGLTGKDIAHLIVASATPEQLSPATSAFVHHGLGIAGSAHDVNAECSGFIYGLVTGAALMKVDPRPILLIGSDTHSTQINPADRDLSILVGDGAGAIVLKPTETDWVLAWNLGADGSRQDSLRVQAGGSRMPTSATTFADGLHFSEIKGNEIYLNAVRFTVRSVRATLEQAGLTVDDVDHFVPHQANIRIINSILDHTGLKPEKLVTNLWKYGNTASASMPIAMSEALDEGRFKDGDLVLLAGFGAGMTWGSALLKWGGVSA
- a CDS encoding flavin-containing monooxygenase; the protein is MTSTINQSVSTGKGGRPTPHVRVAIIGTGFSGLGVAIRLLQNKVKDFVLLERAGEVGGTWRDNTYPGCACDVASVLYSYSFAQKSDWNSTYGTRQELFDYLKDVADRHGVRPYVKFDHEVLAAKWDENLRRWHIRTSQGDYTAQVLVAGSGYLSDPVIPDVPGIEDFQGKIMHSSQWDHSYELDGRNVAVIGTGASAIQFVPAIQPKVGHLDLYQRSAPWVGPKPDKQIKGVHGWALKRVPGYRAFRRGWNKNGREILAFLFKRPPLAEKTIQGMAQRHLAKSVPDAELRAKLTPDFAVACKRLLFSNKWYPAIQQDNVEIIGGEITKVTQNGIVGSDGRERAVDAIILGTGFLATKRPIAEKLSGRGGVKLADAWEAGGMKAYRGTTVAGFPNLFLMLGPNTTLGHSSQTVMIEAQIAYVVDAVKTLAKRGLSSVEVGADAQEAYNKEIESLLDGSVWDAKTCTSWYTDSTGRNPSIWPANTRKFTRGTKKFDLDAYQVATLAGAETHADVKA
- a CDS encoding FAD-binding protein codes for the protein MGSSAHSRRNLLKGIGAGAVVVGWNAVTGTWATAEAAASPAVVPLPPLDGTLETSSAVLDEFSKDWGGFVTARPKAVLRPGSVQDVVRIVNYARANCLKVSVNGQSGTADDQESHSFWGNASVPGGISIDAKGFSKIHSITATHAVVGAGVSLHQLSAATLDRGLIVPSQTDYLRLSVGGVGSVGGFGGTVPKYGLFSDMIEEIEVVTGAGQVLTASPSVRPDLFNAVINGAGQVAVITKAKVRLMKAPQRVRMFTLSYTDLAKWQQDQEFLMRDGRFTHQGGGFSRKPDNSGWWYQIEVGYYYTPPGSPNETALLAGLHDERSALQVHDHLFRDWTFRVDPGEQAWKDGGFWDGPHPWLHLLVPASKIQTFVPYVLSELQVEQLGAGFTILSPFQTAKVTRPLFAKPNEPVAYLCDLLRMPPPGDPDIQAYLAQNRKFYEKLVSLGGKRYIIGAVPGMTPAQWQRHFGAAWPFLVASKRRYDPDGVLTPGQGFFS